Part of the Georgenia sp. TF02-10 genome, CGCCCAAGACCGTTGCGACGCGTGCGGCGCCCAGGCCTACGTGCGCGTAGAGCTGGAGACCGGCGAGCTGCTCTTCTGCGCCCACCACGCCCGGCAGCACGCCGGCGCCCTGCAGGGGATCGCCAAGCACGTCCACGACGAGACCGACCGGCTCCTGGCCGACGACAACGCCTGACCCGCCGCCCGCCACGGTCGGCGTCGCCAGCGCCGCCGAGCGCAGCGGCAAGCACTGATGGCCGCCCACCCCGCGGGGTGGGCGGCCATCGGTCGTCTCTGGGCATCGAGGAGAGCGGCGACGTCCTGGGCGGAGACCACCGGCGTCTCCCAGGGCTGGGAGGAGGACGACGACGTGCCCTCGGCCGCGCGGAGGGCGGCGGCCCCGGGCCGGCGGGCGTGGCGGAGACGGGCCCCGGAGGCGGAAGGGCCTTCGGGATGTCCGTGTCCGCCGCCGGACCGCTCTCCGGTGCGCGCCGCGCCGTCGAGGCTCACCCCTCCGCGGGTGCCCCGGGCACAAGGATGAGAGGCACCGGCGAGAGCGCCGGCACCGCCGAGGACGCCGCCCTGGACACGGCCGCCGGCCTCTACCTGGGCGACCCCACCGCCTGGAGCTGAACCGCGGCGGACCGATGGGCCTGAACCGCGGCGAACCGATGGAGTCCGGCTAGCGAACCTGCGCCTGGTCGGCGGCCGTGCGTCGGCTGTGCTCGACGGTGGGGAAGGACCCGTCCCCGAAGAGGATGCGGCGCGCCGCGGCCTGGCCGGCGGGCGTGCGCAGGAGCGCGAACGCCGTCGAGGCGACGCCGGGCGTGCGCACCTGCGCGAACGCCCGGCGGAGCAGCAGCCGGCCACGGAAGTGGGCCCGCAGCGCGGCTCCGTCGTACCCGGCCAGCGCGGCCGGCTGCCCGCTGCGCAGGGCGTCGTCGAGGACGGCGGCGGCCAGCGCAGCCTGCCGCAGGCAGGGATCGAGCCCGCCGGCGGTGAGCGGGGAGACCGCGCCCGCCGCGTCGCCGACGAGCAGCCCGTCCGGGCAGCTGATCCGCCGGAGCAGGCCACCGACGGGGATCGGGCCGGCCCGCCGCTCGACCCATGCGGGGCGGCCGGTATCGGGCAGCCCGGGCGCCGAGGCGCCGAACCGGACCAGGGTGCGGTGCAGGCCGCCCGGGAAGCGGTTGGCGTAGCCGGCCACGCCGACGTGGGCGTGCTCCCCGTCGTTCACCACCCAGGCCAGGTAGCCCGGGGCGAGCGACGGGTCGATGACGCAGTGGAACGCCGGGGGCTCCGCCCCGCCGGGCGGGACCGGGAAAACGTCCTCGGCCCCGACCAGCAGGTGGCGGTTGCGGTCCAGGCCCAGGTCGCGGGCGACGCGCGAGCGGGCTCCGTCCGCGCCGACGACGTACCGCGCGCGCACCTCGGTCGGCCCGCCCGGGCCGTCCAGGCGGAAGCCGGTGGCCCCGCGGCCGAGGTAGCGGGTGCCCAGCGAGAGGCGGGCGCCGGCGTCGACGGCGGCGCCTGCCGCGGCCGCGTACAGCGCCGGCATGTCGCCCACCCGGAACTCGTCGCGGGCGCTGTCCAGGGTCACCGGGCGGCGCAGCCCCGGGGGGTAGAGCACGACCCGTCGGATCGGCGGCCCGAGGCACCCGGCCGGGAGGGCGAAGTCCTCGAGGGTGCGGCGCACGAAGATCCCGGTGGTGCGGATCGTGTCGGCCAGCGTCGTTCGGCGGTCGATGACCAGGACGTCGTGGCCGCGCTGGGCGAGCTCGGTGGCGGTGCGCAGCCCGGCCAGGCCGGCCCCGACGACCAGCACGTCTGTCTCCATCCCGCGACCGTAGGGCGGCGTAGCCCGGCCGGCGGCCGCGCTGGGCGGACCTCCCGACTCTGCTCACAGCATCTCGACGCCTACCGCAGACGCCGCGCGGCGTCTCGACGCCTGCCGGACGGCACCGCGCAGCGTCTCGGCACCTGCCGGACGACTCCCGGCGAGGCTCCGGGACGTGCCCTCCATATTGGTGGGGAGGCACACGGCATGCTCGCCGAGTGACAGACGTCGTCGCGTGTCCATGGCCATGGCAAGGTCCTCGCTGGTGGCCAGGTGAGGTCCCCGCTGGGTGGCCAGGTGAGGTCCCCGCTGGGTGGCCAGGTAGAAGTGCCCACCTCGACGAGCTCGTCGGGTGACCCGGTGTGTCCGATCACATCGTCGAGGGCGGTCCCCCGCACACCACCTCGTCGAGAGGAGCATCCGGAGAGGCAGTGTCCGCGGCATTTCGGCGCACGTTGAGTCGGAGCGTGCTGGCGAAGACGAACGCGTCGGGGCGCGGGGCCAGCGGACGCATGCGGTACTCGTCGGGCTCGAGCGCGAGGGCGTCGTGTCCGCCGAGGGTGAGTTCGCCGGGCGCCGCCGCCGTCCGGGACCCAAGCCGGGGCGCTGCACCGCACATCATCGCCGCGCGAGGAACCCCTCGGCGTGGTCGGCGACCCAAGCGACGAGTGGGAGCAGGCGCTCCATGAGGTCGTGCCCGAGCGGCGTGAGGCTGTACTCGACGTGCGGCGGGACGCTCGGGAACGACTCCCGGTACACCAGTCCGTCGGCGGCGAGGGTGCGCAGCGTCGACGCGAGCATCTTCTCGCTGATGCCATCGACCTGGCGTCGCAGCTCGCCCCAGCGCAGGGTGCCGTCGGACAGTGCCGAGAGTACCAGGACGCCCCACTTGCTCATGATGTGGTCGAGGACGACGCGTGTGCCGCAGCCCTCATCGAAGAGGCGGTCTTGCGAGGCTCGGATTTGCGCGAAACTTACTGCCATGTAGGTACCTTACTCGAAAGTGCGTACGCTTCGGCGGGAAGGTTCCCGACGAGAGGTGGGTTCTGGTGGGCGATCCCCTCTAGGAAAGGAACCCTTATGACTATCCTCGTCACCGGTGCCACGGGCCACCTCGGCCGACTCGTCATCGACAGCCTCATCGCCCGCGGCGTCGACCCCTCGACCATCCGCGCGGGCGCGCGCGACGCCGCGAAGGCATCCGATCTCGAGGCGCGCGGCGTACAGGTCGTGCGCGTCGACTACAACAACCCTGAGACGGTCGCCGCAGCGGTCGACGGTGCCGATGCCGTCCTGCTCATCTCGAGCAGCGAGGTCGGCAAGCGCATCGCGCAGCACCAGGTCGTCGTCGATGCTGCCCGCGCCGTCGGCGTCCCGAAGCTCGTCTACACGAGCGCCACGAAGGCGACGACGAGCGACCTGGTGCTCGCCCCCGAGCACAAGGCGACCGAGGAGGCCATCGCGGCCGCGGGTATCCCTGCCGTAATCCTCCGCAACAACT contains:
- a CDS encoding NAD(P)/FAD-dependent oxidoreductase yields the protein METDVLVVGAGLAGLRTATELAQRGHDVLVIDRRTTLADTIRTTGIFVRRTLEDFALPAGCLGPPIRRVVLYPPGLRRPVTLDSARDEFRVGDMPALYAAAAGAAVDAGARLSLGTRYLGRGATGFRLDGPGGPTEVRARYVVGADGARSRVARDLGLDRNRHLLVGAEDVFPVPPGGAEPPAFHCVIDPSLAPGYLAWVVNDGEHAHVGVAGYANRFPGGLHRTLVRFGASAPGLPDTGRPAWVERRAGPIPVGGLLRRISCPDGLLVGDAAGAVSPLTAGGLDPCLRQAALAAAVLDDALRSGQPAALAGYDGAALRAHFRGRLLLRRAFAQVRTPGVASTAFALLRTPAGQAAARRILFGDGSFPTVEHSRRTAADQAQVR
- a CDS encoding helix-turn-helix domain-containing protein, coding for MAVSFAQIRASQDRLFDEGCGTRVVLDHIMSKWGVLVLSALSDGTLRWGELRRQVDGISEKMLASTLRTLAADGLVYRESFPSVPPHVEYSLTPLGHDLMERLLPLVAWVADHAEGFLARR